The Microbacterium paraoxydans genome includes a window with the following:
- a CDS encoding TetR family transcriptional regulator, which yields MENSAESTREQRKRRTTRALTEAARRLTTERGFAGFTVEELCADAGVSRRTFFNYFESKENAVFGFAVIDSRQEELEAAFLDREGDLLDDFVQLTIERFALFDPIEHAAELFAVIEQEPRLLRAAFEQQEKHERRDIALVARRIGAEPDAELRAEVLVHSVGALVRLCMEQLLHHHSTEPFADLITRRLRLARDLYSPSQKAH from the coding sequence ATGGAGAACAGTGCAGAGTCCACCCGGGAGCAGCGCAAGCGTCGGACCACGCGCGCGCTCACCGAAGCCGCGCGCCGCTTGACCACCGAGCGGGGCTTCGCGGGCTTCACCGTCGAGGAGCTGTGCGCCGACGCCGGGGTCTCGCGGCGCACGTTCTTCAACTACTTCGAGAGCAAGGAGAACGCGGTCTTCGGCTTCGCCGTCATCGACTCCCGCCAGGAGGAGCTCGAAGCGGCCTTCCTCGACCGCGAGGGCGATCTCCTGGACGACTTCGTGCAGCTCACCATCGAGCGGTTCGCCCTCTTCGATCCCATCGAGCACGCCGCGGAGCTGTTCGCCGTCATCGAGCAGGAGCCGCGGCTGCTGCGGGCCGCCTTCGAGCAGCAGGAGAAGCACGAGCGCCGCGACATCGCCCTCGTGGCCCGCCGCATCGGCGCGGAGCCGGACGCGGAGCTGCGCGCGGAGGTGCTCGTCCACTCCGTCGGCGCGCTCGTGCGCCTGTGCATGGAGCAGCTGCTGCACCACCACTCCACCGAACCGTTCGCCGACCTCATCACCCGCCGGCTGCGCCTCGCGCGCGACCTCTACTCCCCTTCACAGAAAGCCCACTGA
- a CDS encoding Asp23/Gls24 family envelope stress response protein, giving the protein MANVTGGTQPKAQVVPASQGAAGKTTIEDAVVAKIAGIAAREVDGVYALGGGAARMMGAIRDALNTTDLAQGISVEVGETQVAVDVTIVAEYPVSLQKVADQVRAAIHRAMVELVGMEVAEVNVTVNDVHIPSEDDDEAPEARVQ; this is encoded by the coding sequence ATGGCGAACGTGACTGGGGGCACCCAGCCCAAGGCTCAGGTCGTTCCGGCGTCGCAGGGGGCGGCGGGGAAGACCACGATCGAGGATGCGGTGGTCGCGAAGATCGCCGGCATCGCGGCACGAGAGGTGGACGGGGTCTACGCGCTCGGCGGCGGCGCCGCACGCATGATGGGCGCCATCCGCGACGCCCTCAACACGACCGACCTCGCGCAGGGGATCAGCGTCGAGGTGGGCGAGACGCAGGTGGCCGTCGACGTGACGATCGTGGCGGAGTACCCGGTGTCCCTGCAGAAGGTGGCCGACCAGGTGCGGGCCGCGATCCACCGGGCCATGGTGGAGCTGGTGGGCATGGAGGTCGCCGAGGTGAACGTGACCGTCAACGACGTGCACATCCCCTCCGAGGACGACGACGAGGCTCCGGAGGCGCGAGTCCAGTGA
- a CDS encoding DUF2273 domain-containing protein has product MNASVIGGAAATVLALTWIVWGFWAFLLVTLAMLVGAVVGRIVDGRLDVRALADVVRGRRSSS; this is encoded by the coding sequence GTGAACGCCTCGGTGATCGGCGGAGCTGCGGCGACGGTGCTCGCGCTGACCTGGATCGTCTGGGGGTTCTGGGCGTTCCTGCTCGTCACCCTCGCGATGCTCGTCGGTGCGGTCGTCGGCCGCATCGTCGACGGTCGCCTGGACGTGCGGGCGCTCGCCGACGTGGTGCGCGGGCGGCGATCGTCCTCATGA
- a CDS encoding CsbD family protein produces the protein MSAEDKIKAAAEKVAGKAKEVVGEVTNNDKLVAEGKAEQAKGDVRNAAEDVKDTFTK, from the coding sequence ATGAGCGCGGAGGACAAGATCAAGGCCGCAGCCGAGAAGGTCGCAGGCAAGGCCAAGGAGGTCGTCGGCGAGGTCACGAACAACGACAAGCTCGTCGCCGAGGGCAAGGCCGAGCAGGCCAAGGGCGATGTCAGGAACGCGGCCGAGGATGTCAAGGACACGTTCACCAAGTGA
- a CDS encoding RNA polymerase sigma factor — MAADRWGEALEQAGDRIVAGRAMDGDVAAFAVLVRRYTPMMRAYTQRMLNASAEVDDIVQDAFVTAWQRFGELEDPAKVKSWLMRIVSRKAVDRLRRTRPALDVDEIDRPAPPQASPHAVVEARAGVEALGAALRELPEAQRECWVLRELAGYSYDEIAEELGIPVSTVRGLLSRARRFLITRMEAWR, encoded by the coding sequence ATGGCAGCCGATCGCTGGGGTGAGGCGCTGGAGCAGGCCGGAGACCGTATCGTCGCCGGTCGCGCGATGGACGGCGACGTCGCCGCGTTCGCGGTGCTCGTGCGCAGGTACACGCCGATGATGAGGGCCTACACGCAGCGGATGCTCAACGCGTCGGCGGAGGTCGATGACATCGTGCAGGACGCGTTCGTGACGGCATGGCAGCGGTTCGGTGAGCTGGAGGACCCCGCGAAGGTCAAGAGCTGGCTCATGCGGATCGTGAGCCGCAAGGCGGTGGATCGGCTGCGCCGGACGCGTCCCGCGCTCGACGTGGACGAGATCGACCGACCCGCGCCGCCGCAGGCATCGCCCCATGCGGTCGTCGAGGCGAGAGCGGGCGTCGAGGCCCTCGGCGCGGCCCTGCGCGAACTCCCGGAGGCCCAGCGCGAATGCTGGGTGCTGCGGGAGCTGGCCGGCTACAGCTACGACGAGATCGCCGAGGAGCTCGGCATCCCCGTCAGCACGGTGCGCGGACTGCTGTCCCGCGCGCGACGGTTCCTGATCACACGGATGGAGGCGTGGCGATGA
- a CDS encoding SDR family oxidoreductase, whose amino-acid sequence MTILVTGSTGHLGRLIVAALLARGVDPQTIRAGARDLAKGADLGVPVVRLDYTDPASVAAALDGVDTVVLVSGSEVGQRVAQHQAVIEAAKDAGVSKFVYTSAPKATTSSLVLAPEHKATEELIAAAGLPAVILRNNWYTENYAADLARAAETGTLSAGTGEGRVASASRKDYAEAAAVGATEDGHLGAVYELGGDVAWTYADLAAAMTEVTGREVVFVPLSADEQLAALRAAGLDEGTAGFVVALDAGIRDGALADTDGTLRRLIGRPTTPLVEGLRALV is encoded by the coding sequence ATGACCATCCTCGTCACCGGTTCGACCGGTCACCTCGGCCGCCTCATCGTCGCCGCCCTGCTCGCGCGCGGCGTCGACCCGCAGACGATCCGCGCCGGTGCGCGCGACCTCGCCAAGGGGGCCGACCTCGGCGTGCCCGTCGTCCGTCTCGACTACACCGACCCGGCGTCGGTCGCGGCGGCGCTCGACGGCGTGGACACCGTCGTGCTCGTCTCCGGCTCGGAGGTGGGCCAGCGCGTCGCGCAGCATCAGGCGGTCATCGAGGCCGCGAAGGATGCCGGGGTGTCGAAGTTCGTCTACACGAGCGCTCCGAAGGCCACCACGAGCTCCCTCGTCCTGGCTCCCGAGCACAAGGCCACCGAGGAGCTCATCGCGGCCGCAGGTCTTCCCGCGGTGATCCTCCGCAACAACTGGTACACCGAGAACTACGCCGCCGACCTGGCTCGTGCAGCGGAGACCGGCACCCTCAGCGCCGGCACCGGAGAGGGCCGCGTCGCCTCCGCCAGCCGGAAGGACTACGCCGAGGCCGCCGCCGTCGGCGCCACCGAGGACGGACACCTCGGTGCGGTCTACGAGCTCGGCGGGGACGTCGCATGGACCTACGCCGACCTCGCCGCCGCGATGACCGAGGTGACGGGCCGCGAGGTCGTGTTCGTCCCGCTCTCCGCCGACGAGCAACTCGCCGCGCTCCGCGCGGCCGGCCTCGACGAGGGCACCGCCGGATTCGTCGTCGCCCTGGACGCCGGTATCCGCGACGGCGCCCTGGCGGACACCGACGGCACCCTCCGCCGCCTCATCGGCCGCCCGACGACCCCGCTCGTCGAGGGCCTCCGCGCCCTGGTGTGA
- a CDS encoding winged helix-turn-helix transcriptional regulator: MTVSFAQIRDSQPALFDQGCGTRVILDHIMSKWGVLVLSCLSDGTRRWGELRREVDGISEKMLASTLRTLTDDGLVHRESLPTVPPHVEYSLTPLGRDLMERMLPLMEWVAAHADGMLGRD, translated from the coding sequence ATGACGGTGAGTTTTGCGCAGATCCGCGATTCCCAGCCCGCTCTCTTCGATCAGGGATGCGGGACACGCGTCATCCTCGACCACATCATGAGCAAGTGGGGCGTGCTCGTACTCTCCTGTCTCTCCGACGGCACGCGGCGCTGGGGCGAGCTGCGTCGGGAGGTGGACGGCATCAGCGAGAAGATGCTCGCGTCGACCTTGCGGACCCTCACCGACGACGGCCTGGTGCATCGGGAGTCGCTGCCGACGGTGCCGCCGCATGTCGAGTACAGCCTCACGCCTCTCGGGCGTGACCTGATGGAGCGGATGCTTCCGCTGATGGAGTGGGTCGCGGCGCACGCCGACGGAATGCTCGGTCGCGACTGA
- a CDS encoding APC family permease encodes MATTPIHLERPDGKGLAAGTLGLWGSTVIGLASTAPVYSLVATLGFVVLAVGAQAPIAFIIAFVPMLLIAFAYRELNNAVPDCGTTFTWGSKAFGPWVGWMGGWGVAVAGMVVLANLAQIASVYFWSLMGQDLENNDWRVVVVAVLFIAAMTWVSWRGVEIGERIQNVLLAIQYLALAIFIVAALWQFFTGDAPDATPFSWEWLNPFGFTDWSGFTEAILLALFIYWGWDTCLALNEETKDPKRIPGRAAVLTCVILLVTYVAVTIAAMMYAGLGEDGTGLGNEANADDFFLAIKDGLLGPFGWVLVVAVIISAISSTQTTILPTARGTLAMGVYRALPAKFKDVHPVYKTPSFSTIVMGVVASLYYVGMTLISDNILQDSILSLGLAIAFYYAITGFACVWYFRADLRRSTRDLFFKGIFPLLGALLLTGAFVQSATDMWDVDYGYTVLFGIGGTFVIGIGSLAIGLVLMFLWYLFPRSKRFFRGESLNRETEVMVPEEPGAMIRSVDGGI; translated from the coding sequence ATGGCAACGACGCCCATCCACCTCGAACGCCCCGACGGCAAGGGCCTGGCCGCAGGCACCCTCGGCCTGTGGGGCTCCACCGTCATCGGGCTCGCCTCCACGGCCCCCGTCTACTCGCTCGTCGCGACGCTCGGCTTCGTCGTGCTCGCCGTCGGCGCGCAGGCGCCGATCGCCTTCATCATCGCCTTCGTGCCGATGCTGCTGATCGCCTTCGCCTATCGCGAGCTCAACAACGCCGTCCCCGACTGCGGCACCACGTTCACCTGGGGCAGCAAGGCCTTCGGGCCGTGGGTGGGCTGGATGGGCGGCTGGGGCGTCGCGGTCGCCGGCATGGTCGTGCTCGCGAACCTCGCGCAGATCGCCTCCGTGTACTTCTGGTCGCTGATGGGGCAGGACCTCGAGAACAACGACTGGCGCGTCGTCGTCGTGGCGGTTCTCTTCATCGCGGCGATGACCTGGGTGAGCTGGCGCGGGGTCGAGATCGGCGAGCGCATCCAGAACGTGCTCCTCGCGATCCAGTACCTCGCGCTGGCGATCTTCATCGTGGCCGCCCTCTGGCAGTTCTTCACGGGCGACGCCCCCGACGCCACCCCGTTCTCGTGGGAGTGGCTGAACCCCTTCGGCTTCACCGACTGGTCGGGCTTCACCGAGGCGATCCTCCTCGCGCTCTTCATCTACTGGGGATGGGACACCTGCCTCGCCCTCAACGAGGAGACGAAGGACCCGAAGCGCATCCCCGGCCGCGCCGCGGTGCTCACGTGCGTCATCCTCCTGGTGACGTACGTCGCGGTGACGATCGCCGCGATGATGTACGCCGGACTCGGCGAGGACGGCACGGGACTCGGCAACGAGGCCAACGCCGACGACTTCTTCCTGGCCATCAAGGACGGGCTGCTCGGACCGTTCGGCTGGGTGCTGGTGGTCGCGGTCATCATCTCGGCGATCTCGTCCACCCAGACGACCATCCTCCCGACCGCCCGCGGCACGCTCGCGATGGGCGTGTACCGGGCGCTCCCGGCGAAGTTCAAGGACGTGCACCCGGTCTACAAGACGCCGTCGTTCTCGACCATCGTCATGGGCGTGGTGGCTTCCCTCTACTACGTCGGCATGACCCTCATCAGCGACAACATCCTGCAGGACTCGATCCTCTCGCTGGGCCTCGCGATCGCGTTCTACTACGCCATCACCGGTTTCGCCTGCGTCTGGTACTTCCGTGCCGACCTGCGCCGCTCGACCCGCGACCTGTTCTTCAAGGGCATCTTCCCGCTGCTCGGAGCGCTGCTGCTGACCGGCGCGTTCGTGCAGTCGGCGACCGACATGTGGGATGTCGACTACGGCTACACCGTGCTCTTCGGCATCGGCGGCACGTTCGTGATCGGCATCGGGTCGCTGGCGATCGGCCTCGTCCTGATGTTCCTCTGGTACCTCTTCCCGCGGTCGAAGCGGTTCTTCCGGGGCGAGAGCCTGAACCGGGAGACCGAGGTGATGGTGCCGGAGGAGCCGGGCGCGATGATCCGCTCGGTCGACGGCGGCATCTGA
- the truA gene encoding tRNA pseudouridine(38-40) synthase TruA gives MRIRLDIAYDGTHFRGWATQPTLRTVQGTLEAALARIVGSDVRFVVAGRTDAGVHASGQVAHVDLDEAQWARIQARHGRAAEDPAGSIAARMRGVLGAYPDVTVVRSSLAPEGFDARFSAVWRRYRYRLADDLAGYDPLRRLDTTTIRGRLDAEAMDAAARTLIGLHDFAAYCKPREEATTIRTLLDYRWQRDADGVLVAEVKADAFCHSMVRALVGACAAVGEGRLDVGDLVVLRDALTRTSEFKVLAARGLTLTEVGYPADDLLAARAAQTRARRDHETD, from the coding sequence GTGCGCATCCGGCTCGACATCGCCTACGACGGCACCCATTTCCGCGGGTGGGCCACGCAGCCCACGCTCCGCACGGTCCAGGGGACGCTGGAGGCGGCGCTCGCCCGGATCGTCGGCTCCGACGTGCGGTTCGTCGTCGCCGGACGGACGGACGCCGGCGTGCATGCGAGCGGACAGGTCGCGCACGTGGATCTCGACGAGGCGCAGTGGGCCCGGATCCAGGCACGACACGGCCGCGCCGCCGAGGATCCCGCGGGCAGCATCGCGGCGCGCATGCGCGGGGTGCTCGGCGCCTACCCCGACGTGACGGTCGTTCGCTCCTCCCTCGCCCCCGAGGGCTTCGACGCGCGCTTCTCCGCGGTCTGGCGACGCTATCGGTACCGGCTCGCCGACGACCTCGCCGGCTATGACCCGCTACGGCGTCTCGACACCACGACGATCCGCGGTCGGCTGGACGCCGAGGCCATGGACGCCGCCGCCCGGACCCTCATCGGTCTGCACGACTTCGCCGCCTACTGCAAGCCGCGCGAGGAGGCCACGACCATCCGCACGCTGCTCGACTACCGGTGGCAGCGGGACGCGGACGGGGTGCTCGTCGCGGAGGTGAAGGCCGACGCGTTCTGCCACAGCATGGTGCGGGCCCTCGTCGGCGCCTGCGCGGCGGTGGGGGAGGGGCGCCTCGACGTGGGCGACCTCGTCGTGCTCCGCGATGCCCTCACGCGGACCAGCGAGTTCAAGGTGCTCGCCGCCCGCGGGCTCACGCTCACCGAGGTCGGATACCCCGCCGACGACCTCCTCGCCGCGCGGGCAGCCCAGACCCGCGCCCGCCGGGACCACGAGACCGACTGA
- a CDS encoding endonuclease/exonuclease/phosphatase family protein produces MKVISYNLRKHRAAGELAALVDEHDPDILCLQECDVPELPDRIGGLVLADATQGNRLGLALFYRESTYRLQGIRTLGLKKSLHDRIAKPAHERVLGARLRDIDDGGEFIVASFHAAPLTALNSLRRHQIRAALAELATLGEGLPQLMVGDYNYPVFKENLGQAVRDQGYALSLSDDHTYTRYRVFRGHYDFATSSGFEIERITTLPQRSSDHRPILVTVRPD; encoded by the coding sequence ATGAAGGTCATCTCCTACAACCTGCGCAAGCACCGGGCCGCCGGCGAGCTCGCGGCGCTCGTCGATGAGCATGATCCCGACATCCTCTGCCTGCAGGAGTGCGACGTCCCGGAGCTGCCGGACCGGATCGGCGGTCTCGTGCTGGCGGATGCGACGCAGGGCAACCGCCTCGGTCTCGCGCTCTTCTATCGCGAGAGCACCTACCGCCTGCAGGGCATCCGCACGCTGGGCCTGAAGAAGTCGCTGCACGATCGCATCGCGAAGCCGGCGCACGAGCGCGTGCTCGGCGCGCGCCTGCGCGACATCGACGACGGCGGCGAGTTCATCGTCGCGTCCTTCCACGCCGCGCCCCTGACGGCGTTGAACTCGCTGCGGCGGCATCAGATCCGTGCGGCGCTCGCCGAGCTCGCGACGCTGGGCGAGGGGCTGCCGCAGCTCATGGTGGGGGATTACAACTACCCCGTGTTCAAGGAGAACCTCGGGCAGGCCGTGCGCGACCAGGGCTACGCGCTCTCCCTCAGCGACGACCACACCTACACGCGCTACCGCGTCTTCCGCGGGCACTACGACTTCGCGACGTCGTCCGGCTTCGAGATCGAGCGCATCACCACGCTGCCGCAGCGTTCCAGCGACCACCGCCCGATCCTCGTGACGGTCCGCCCGGACTGA
- the rplM gene encoding 50S ribosomal protein L13: protein MTRTYTPKAGEVQRDWVVIDATDVVLGRLASHAATLLRGKHKPTFANHIDSGDFVIIVNADKVALTGQKLQKKMAYRHSGYPGGLKAVSYAELLEKNPVRAVEKAIRGMLPKNSLGRQQLSKLKVYAGAEHPHAAQQPQPYTLDQVAQ from the coding sequence GTGACGCGCACTTACACCCCCAAGGCTGGCGAAGTCCAGCGCGACTGGGTCGTCATCGACGCCACCGACGTCGTTCTCGGCCGTCTGGCTTCGCACGCGGCGACGCTCCTGCGTGGCAAGCACAAGCCGACCTTCGCCAACCACATCGACTCGGGTGACTTCGTCATCATCGTGAACGCCGACAAGGTCGCGCTCACCGGTCAGAAGCTCCAGAAGAAGATGGCGTACCGCCACTCCGGCTACCCGGGTGGCCTCAAGGCCGTCAGCTACGCCGAGCTCCTCGAGAAGAACCCGGTCCGCGCCGTGGAGAAGGCCATCCGTGGCATGCTCCCGAAGAACAGCCTGGGCCGCCAGCAGCTGTCGAAGCTGAAGGTGTACGCCGGTGCCGAGCACCCGCACGCCGCGCAGCAGCCCCAGCCGTACACCCTCGACCAGGTCGCCCAGTAA
- the rpsI gene encoding 30S ribosomal protein S9, giving the protein MADIQDSTENLQNFSTSTPETDAVEAAPRPVLSVPGAAVGRRKQAIARVRLVPGSGTITVNGRTLEDYFPNKLHQQLINDPFTALNLAGAYDVIARISGGGDSGQAGALRLGIARALNGIDAENNRPTLKKAGFLSRDARVKERKKAGLKKARKAPQYSKR; this is encoded by the coding sequence GTGGCTGACATCCAGGACTCCACCGAAAACCTCCAGAACTTCTCGACGTCGACCCCGGAGACCGACGCGGTCGAGGCGGCTCCCCGCCCCGTGCTGAGCGTCCCCGGCGCCGCTGTCGGCCGTCGCAAGCAGGCCATCGCCCGCGTGCGTCTGGTTCCCGGCTCGGGCACCATCACGGTCAACGGCCGCACGCTCGAGGACTACTTCCCGAACAAGCTGCACCAGCAGCTCATCAACGACCCGTTCACCGCGCTGAACCTCGCCGGTGCCTACGACGTGATCGCCCGCATCTCGGGTGGTGGCGACTCCGGCCAGGCCGGCGCCCTGCGTCTCGGCATCGCCCGTGCCCTCAACGGCATCGACGCGGAGAACAACCGTCCGACCCTGAAGAAGGCCGGCTTCCTCTCGCGCGACGCTCGCGTCAAGGAGCGCAAGAAGGCCGGACTCAAGAAGGCCCGTAAGGCGCCTCAGTACTCGAAGCGTTAA
- the glmM gene encoding phosphoglucosamine mutase — protein sequence MPIFGTDGVRGLANGILTADLALTLAQATAVVLGQGRTAEARKAEGKRLTAVVARDPRVSGHFLTAAVSAGLASSGVDVLEAGVIPTPALAFLVADRDADFGVMISASHNAAPDNGIKIFARGGRKLPDIVEQRIEEAMHGEMLRPTGAGVGRIDRFSDAEDRYVVHLLASLPHRLEGIHVVLDCAHGAASGVSPETFRDAGAEVTVIGADPDGWNINDGVGSTHLDNLAEAVVRLGADVGIAHDGDADRCLAVDAQGNVVDGDQIMAILAVSMKERGRLTDDTLVATVMSNLGLHVAMREHGITVRQTAVGDRYVLEDMNAGGYALGGEQSGHVIMSEYATTGDGLLTGLHLVAEMARQGKSLAELASVMTVYPQLLINVRDVDKDRVADDEVVQQAVRDVEAELGDTGRVLLRKSGTEPLVRVMVEAADSESARAHAERLAAVVQERLAL from the coding sequence ATGCCGATCTTTGGCACGGACGGCGTGCGAGGACTCGCCAATGGCATCCTCACCGCCGACCTGGCGCTCACCCTGGCCCAGGCGACTGCTGTCGTCCTGGGCCAGGGCCGTACTGCGGAGGCTCGCAAGGCCGAAGGCAAGCGACTCACCGCCGTCGTCGCCCGTGACCCTCGGGTCTCGGGGCACTTCCTGACCGCCGCCGTCTCCGCGGGACTCGCCTCCTCCGGCGTCGACGTCCTCGAGGCCGGGGTCATCCCCACGCCGGCGCTGGCATTCCTCGTCGCGGATCGCGACGCCGACTTCGGCGTGATGATCTCCGCGTCGCACAACGCGGCGCCCGACAACGGGATCAAGATCTTCGCCCGCGGCGGACGCAAGCTCCCTGACATCGTGGAGCAGCGCATCGAGGAGGCCATGCACGGCGAGATGCTGCGCCCGACCGGTGCCGGCGTCGGCCGCATCGACCGGTTCTCGGACGCCGAGGACCGCTACGTGGTGCACCTGCTCGCGTCGCTGCCGCACCGTCTCGAGGGCATCCACGTCGTGCTCGACTGCGCCCACGGCGCCGCCTCCGGTGTCTCGCCGGAGACGTTCCGCGATGCCGGCGCCGAGGTCACGGTGATCGGTGCCGACCCCGACGGCTGGAACATCAACGACGGCGTCGGTTCGACCCACCTCGACAACCTCGCCGAAGCCGTCGTCCGGCTCGGCGCCGACGTCGGCATCGCGCACGACGGCGACGCGGATCGCTGCCTCGCGGTCGACGCACAGGGCAACGTCGTGGACGGCGACCAGATCATGGCCATCCTCGCCGTGTCGATGAAGGAGCGCGGTCGTCTCACCGACGACACCCTCGTGGCCACGGTCATGAGCAACCTCGGCCTGCACGTCGCGATGCGCGAGCACGGGATCACGGTGCGTCAGACGGCCGTCGGCGACCGCTACGTGCTCGAGGACATGAACGCCGGCGGCTACGCCCTCGGCGGCGAGCAGTCCGGCCACGTCATCATGAGCGAGTACGCCACCACGGGTGACGGCCTGCTCACCGGTCTGCATCTGGTGGCCGAGATGGCGCGGCAGGGCAAGTCCCTCGCCGAGCTCGCGTCCGTCATGACCGTGTACCCGCAGCTGCTGATCAACGTCCGCGACGTCGACAAGGATCGCGTCGCCGATGACGAGGTCGTGCAGCAGGCGGTGCGCGACGTCGAGGCCGAGCTGGGCGATACCGGGCGTGTGCTGCTGCGCAAGTCCGGCACCGAGCCGCTGGTGCGCGTCATGGTCGAGGCGGCCGACTCCGAGTCGGCACGGGCTCACGCCGAACGACTGGCTGCCGTGGTGCAGGAGCGCCTCGCCCTCTGA
- a CDS encoding VanZ family protein, which produces MPSRLSKTAIAARVLLVPYVVAVAMIVWLPATVASRVTGIAFRLAEYASAHLGISLSTSYTVFEFLANIALFVPFGLLLAAGWPRWSPWLVILTGYAASATIELVQTLLPSRYPTLSDVIANTLGTIVGCLLVRVAVGLRPRPRAVQPTSPAG; this is translated from the coding sequence ATGCCCTCCCGCCTGTCGAAGACCGCCATCGCGGCGCGCGTGCTGCTCGTCCCGTACGTCGTCGCCGTCGCGATGATCGTCTGGCTGCCGGCCACGGTCGCCTCGCGGGTGACGGGTATCGCGTTCCGTCTCGCGGAGTACGCCTCCGCCCATCTCGGGATCTCGCTCTCGACGAGCTACACCGTGTTCGAGTTCCTCGCGAACATCGCCCTGTTCGTCCCGTTCGGGCTTCTCCTGGCCGCGGGATGGCCGCGCTGGAGCCCCTGGCTCGTGATCCTGACGGGCTACGCCGCGAGCGCCACGATCGAGCTCGTGCAGACGCTGCTGCCCAGCCGCTACCCGACGCTGTCGGACGTGATCGCGAACACCCTGGGCACCATCGTCGGATGCCTGCTCGTGCGGGTGGCCGTGGGCCTGCGGCCGCGCCCGAGAGCCGTGCAGCCGACCTCGCCGGCAGGGTGA
- a CDS encoding Ppx/GppA phosphatase family protein yields the protein MRLGVIDIGSNTVHMLAADVRPGGRPLATTSDRTVLRLMRYLTPDGAIAEEGVRALEAAVAQARRVAETEGVDALLATATSAVRDARNGAAVIARIEAALGQPLQVLDGETEAALTFLAVRRWFGWSAGRLLLLDIGGGSLEIAAGAEELPEIAASVPLGAGRMTVRFLAQDPPGEDDVDRLRAHATTTLASVVPAFTALARPDHVVGSSKAIRSLARLVGYPVPGWSGSERMLLPRAALGSWIPRLARLPASARQELPGITPDRTFQIVAAAVSLHAAMTALDVEELEVSPWALREGVLLRYIEQQGPPG from the coding sequence GTGCGCCTCGGAGTCATCGACATCGGATCGAACACCGTCCACATGCTCGCGGCCGACGTGCGTCCCGGCGGACGACCGCTCGCGACGACGAGCGACCGCACCGTGCTGCGCCTCATGCGCTACCTCACACCGGACGGCGCGATCGCCGAGGAGGGCGTGCGGGCTTTGGAGGCGGCCGTCGCCCAGGCGCGTCGGGTCGCCGAGACCGAGGGCGTCGACGCTCTCCTCGCCACCGCCACGAGCGCCGTGCGCGACGCCCGCAACGGGGCTGCCGTGATCGCCCGCATCGAGGCCGCGCTCGGCCAGCCGCTGCAGGTGCTCGACGGCGAGACCGAGGCCGCGCTCACCTTCCTCGCCGTGCGACGCTGGTTCGGCTGGTCCGCCGGCCGACTGCTGCTCCTCGACATCGGCGGCGGTTCGCTGGAGATCGCCGCGGGGGCCGAGGAGCTCCCGGAGATCGCCGCCTCCGTGCCGTTGGGCGCGGGACGCATGACGGTGCGCTTCCTCGCGCAGGACCCGCCCGGCGAGGACGACGTGGACCGGCTCCGCGCGCATGCGACGACGACGCTCGCCTCCGTCGTCCCCGCGTTCACGGCGCTCGCCCGTCCCGACCACGTCGTCGGATCGTCCAAGGCCATCCGCTCCCTCGCGCGTCTGGTCGGCTACCCCGTCCCCGGCTGGTCGGGGAGCGAGCGGATGCTGCTGCCGCGTGCGGCCCTCGGATCGTGGATCCCGCGGTTGGCGCGTCTGCCCGCATCGGCGCGGCAGGAGCTCCCCGGCATCACTCCCGACCGCACCTTCCAGATCGTCGCGGCGGCGGTGTCGTTGCATGCGGCGATGACGGCGCTCGACGTGGAGGAGCTGGAGGTGTCGCCCTGGGCACTGCGGGAAGGCGTGCTGCTGCGGTACATCGAGCAGCAGGGCCCGCCCGGGTGA